From the genome of Ralstonia pickettii, one region includes:
- a CDS encoding UxaA family hydrolase, with translation MSDAPLILLAPDDDVAVARVALAPGAALNAALTIRDPIPAGHKVALRDIAVGQPVHKYGQVIGVATAPIRAGEHVHVHNIGMAHASAQHAVAHAYRATVPVDTPATFEGYVRADGRVGTRNFIGVISSVNCSATVCRHIVQAAQTEAAAFRNVDGVVAITHGSGCGMAGNGEGLALLQRTLRGYADHPNFAGVLIVGLGCEVNQIAPLVQMLGARAPGLFSSLTIQEEGGTREAIAAGLSMLRDMLPIANEAQRSTVPASHLTVGLQCGGSDGYSGISANPALGAAVDLLVRHGGTAVLSETPEIYGAEHLLTARAATPAVADALMARLAWWEHYTRTLGADMNNNPSPGNKAGGVTTILEKSLGAVAKGGSSGLMAVYEYAEPVQTHGLVFMDTPGYDPVSATGQVAGGANLICFTTGRGSTYGCKPVPSLKLATNSTLYRHMELDMDYDCGGIVDGHLSIAQAGEALFQLMLATASGTRTKSELNGLGDNEFVPWQLGAVM, from the coding sequence ATGTCCGACGCTCCCCTCATCCTGCTTGCCCCTGACGACGACGTGGCCGTCGCCCGTGTAGCGCTCGCGCCCGGCGCAGCGCTCAACGCTGCATTGACCATCCGCGATCCCATTCCCGCCGGTCACAAGGTTGCATTGCGCGACATCGCCGTGGGCCAGCCGGTGCACAAATATGGGCAAGTCATCGGCGTAGCCACGGCGCCAATCCGTGCGGGTGAGCACGTGCACGTCCACAACATCGGCATGGCGCACGCGTCTGCCCAGCATGCTGTTGCCCACGCGTACCGCGCCACCGTCCCCGTCGACACACCCGCCACATTCGAGGGCTACGTGCGGGCGGATGGCCGCGTCGGCACGCGCAATTTCATTGGCGTCATCTCCAGCGTGAACTGCTCGGCCACCGTGTGCCGGCATATCGTGCAGGCGGCCCAGACGGAGGCGGCTGCCTTTCGCAACGTGGATGGCGTGGTCGCCATCACGCACGGCAGCGGCTGCGGCATGGCCGGCAACGGCGAAGGCCTGGCGCTGCTGCAGCGCACGCTACGCGGCTACGCCGATCACCCGAACTTTGCCGGCGTGCTGATCGTTGGTCTCGGTTGCGAAGTCAACCAGATTGCGCCGCTCGTGCAGATGCTCGGGGCGCGCGCACCGGGGCTGTTCTCATCGCTGACGATCCAAGAGGAAGGTGGCACGCGCGAGGCGATTGCCGCCGGCTTGTCCATGCTGCGCGACATGCTGCCGATCGCGAACGAGGCACAACGCAGCACTGTGCCGGCGAGCCATCTCACGGTGGGCCTGCAATGCGGCGGATCGGACGGCTACTCCGGCATCAGCGCCAACCCTGCGCTGGGCGCCGCGGTGGATCTGCTGGTGCGGCACGGCGGCACCGCGGTGCTGTCCGAAACGCCCGAGATCTATGGTGCAGAACATCTACTGACCGCGCGCGCCGCAACCCCTGCCGTGGCGGACGCGTTGATGGCCCGGCTGGCCTGGTGGGAGCATTACACGCGTACGCTCGGCGCGGACATGAACAACAACCCTTCGCCCGGCAACAAGGCCGGCGGCGTCACGACCATCCTGGAAAAATCCCTCGGCGCGGTCGCCAAGGGCGGCAGCAGCGGGCTGATGGCCGTGTATGAATATGCCGAGCCGGTCCAGACACATGGCCTTGTGTTCATGGACACGCCCGGCTACGACCCCGTGTCTGCCACGGGCCAGGTCGCAGGCGGCGCCAACCTGATCTGCTTCACAACGGGCCGCGGGTCCACCTATGGCTGCAAGCCGGTGCCCTCCTTGAAGCTTGCGACCAACAGCACGCTCTATCGGCACATGGAACTCGACATGGACTATGACTGCGGCGGTATCGTCGATGGCCACCTCAGCATCGCGCAAGCCGGCGAGGCGCTGTTCCAGCTGATGCTGGCCACGGCCTCCGGCACGCGCACCAAGAGCGAACTCAATGGTCTGGGCGACAACGAGTTCGTCCCGTGGCAGCTTGGCGCGGTGATGTAA
- a CDS encoding mannitol dehydrogenase family protein codes for MTAPILQFGTSRFLQAHVDLFVSEALDAGQALGGITVVQSTSNPASAARVAALAGGAGYPVRIRGLRDGAPVDQTVTCRAVQRALQADADWHHLRELMATQVQVVVSNTADRGYQLDPRDDASLLQEPSRVPRSFPAKLVVLLHGRWLRQPLAPLSLFPCELIERNGDTLCATVCALAQQWMLPATFVDWLRTHCVWANSLVDRIVSEALHPVGAVAEPYALWAVERRRGLVLPCTHPAIVLTGELDHHERLKLFLLNAGHTFLAERWREDAHPADLTVAQAMEDPHLRPELEALWRDEIVPVFAALDKRDAAEAYLVLLRERLLNPYLAHRLADIAQNHAQKKQRRLAPIVALTRQLGLQLAQPRLNAALANPN; via the coding sequence ATGACGGCGCCGATCCTCCAGTTCGGCACGAGCCGCTTTCTGCAGGCGCACGTCGACTTGTTCGTATCGGAAGCGCTCGATGCGGGACAAGCGCTGGGCGGCATCACGGTCGTGCAATCCACATCCAACCCGGCCAGTGCCGCGCGCGTGGCGGCGCTTGCCGGTGGCGCCGGTTATCCGGTGCGCATTCGCGGCTTGCGAGACGGCGCACCCGTTGACCAGACTGTCACCTGCCGCGCCGTGCAGCGCGCCCTGCAGGCCGACGCCGACTGGCATCACTTGCGCGAGCTCATGGCAACACAGGTGCAGGTGGTGGTGTCGAACACGGCGGACCGGGGCTATCAGCTCGACCCGCGCGACGACGCGAGCTTGCTGCAAGAGCCCTCGCGCGTGCCGCGCAGCTTCCCGGCCAAGCTGGTCGTGCTGCTACACGGCCGCTGGTTGCGCCAGCCGCTGGCCCCACTCTCGCTGTTTCCGTGCGAACTGATCGAGCGCAATGGCGACACGCTGTGCGCAACGGTCTGCGCGCTGGCGCAGCAATGGATGCTGCCTGCGACGTTCGTCGACTGGCTGCGCACACATTGCGTGTGGGCCAACTCGCTCGTAGACCGCATCGTCTCCGAGGCATTGCACCCCGTGGGCGCCGTGGCTGAACCGTACGCGCTGTGGGCCGTCGAGCGTCGCCGGGGACTGGTGCTGCCCTGCACGCACCCGGCCATCGTACTGACGGGCGAACTCGATCATCACGAGCGCCTCAAGCTCTTTCTGCTCAACGCGGGCCACACCTTCCTGGCGGAGCGGTGGCGCGAAGATGCGCACCCCGCTGACCTGACTGTCGCGCAGGCCATGGAAGACCCACACCTGCGGCCGGAGCTGGAAGCCCTGTGGCGCGACGAGATCGTTCCCGTATTCGCGGCGCTGGACAAGCGCGACGCAGCGGAGGCCTATCTCGTCTTGCTGCGCGAGCGCTTGCTGAACCCCTACCTCGCCCATCGCCTGGCCGACATCGCGCAGAACCACGCGCAGAAGAAGCAGCGGCGCCTGGCGCCTATCGTGGCGTTGACGCGGCAGTTGGGCTTGCAACTCGCCCAGCCGCGCCTGAACGCCGCGCTGGCCAATCCGAATTGA
- a CDS encoding zinc-binding alcohol dehydrogenase family protein: MLTVVCETPGTLLALDRPVPSPAEGEVLLRVKRVGVCGTDLHIFTGNQPYLSYPRVMGHELSGIVDQAPAGSALSKGDVVYVMPYLSCGHCVACRQGRTNCCVNIQVLGVHRDGAFTEYLSVPQAFVHKADGVSLDQAAMVEFLAIGAHAVRRAQVHPGQRVLVVGAGPIGMAAMIFAKLRGATVTALDSRADRLAFAIEQLGVDASVALGDTDEAQLAALTRNEFFDVVFDATGNPEAMERGLRFVAHAGTYVLISVVAANIAFSDPEFHKRETTLLASRNATTEDFETVLDAMRAGQIPAALNTHRMALADVPEHFKTLLDPAAGVVKAIVEC, from the coding sequence ATGCTGACCGTCGTCTGCGAAACACCCGGCACGCTGCTGGCCCTGGACAGGCCGGTTCCCAGCCCCGCCGAGGGCGAAGTGCTGCTGCGCGTCAAACGCGTGGGCGTGTGCGGTACCGACCTGCACATCTTCACAGGCAATCAGCCTTACCTGAGCTACCCGCGCGTGATGGGGCATGAGCTGTCGGGCATCGTCGACCAGGCGCCGGCCGGCAGTGCGCTGAGCAAGGGCGACGTGGTGTACGTGATGCCGTACCTGTCCTGCGGACACTGCGTCGCATGCCGCCAGGGCCGGACAAACTGCTGCGTCAATATCCAGGTGCTGGGTGTGCATCGCGACGGGGCATTCACCGAATACCTGAGCGTGCCGCAAGCCTTCGTGCACAAGGCGGACGGCGTCAGCCTGGATCAGGCCGCGATGGTGGAATTTCTCGCCATTGGCGCGCACGCCGTGCGTCGGGCGCAGGTGCACCCCGGGCAGCGCGTGCTGGTCGTCGGCGCCGGTCCGATCGGCATGGCTGCCATGATCTTTGCCAAGCTGCGGGGGGCGACGGTTACGGCGCTGGACTCCCGCGCGGATCGTCTTGCCTTTGCGATCGAGCAACTTGGTGTGGACGCCAGCGTGGCACTGGGCGATACCGATGAAGCGCAACTCGCCGCGCTCACCCGCAATGAGTTCTTTGACGTCGTGTTCGATGCGACGGGCAATCCGGAGGCCATGGAGCGTGGCCTGCGCTTTGTGGCGCATGCCGGCACGTATGTGCTGATCTCGGTGGTGGCAGCCAACATCGCGTTCTCCGATCCGGAATTCCACAAACGCGAAACCACATTGCTCGCCAGTCGCAATGCCACCACGGAAGATTTCGAGACCGTGCTCGACGCCATGCGCGCCGGCCAAATTCCGGCCGCGCTCAACACGCATCGCATGGCGCTGGCGGACGTGCCCGAGCACTTCAAGACACTGCTCGACCCTGCCGCTGGCGTAGTGAAAGCCATCGTGGAGTGCTGA
- a CDS encoding FadR/GntR family transcriptional regulator, translated as MKQTEPKRLYQSVAAQILALIQQEKLGPGTRLPPERELAQTLGVSRPSLREALIALEIGGQVEIRMGSGVYVQDTSAVSESAAIPSLGESPSELMQARAVLEGDVITLATGRLTAATLDKLQRTIDRMKKLASSGKSPTDADRQFHMLIAETAGNSVLSRFVAELFDSRHDPLAMAIRDHAEGESSWHAAVHEHEEILKALQAGDPIAAQTAMRAHLRASEERWIAGAIQQDAPQ; from the coding sequence ATGAAGCAGACTGAGCCAAAGCGGCTTTACCAATCTGTGGCCGCGCAGATCCTCGCGTTGATCCAGCAGGAAAAACTCGGGCCCGGCACACGCCTGCCGCCGGAGCGCGAACTGGCGCAGACGCTGGGCGTATCGCGGCCGTCACTGCGGGAGGCGCTGATCGCCCTGGAAATTGGCGGCCAGGTTGAGATCCGCATGGGTTCGGGCGTCTACGTACAAGACACCAGCGCGGTCAGCGAGAGCGCGGCCATTCCGTCGCTGGGCGAAAGCCCTTCCGAGTTGATGCAAGCCCGCGCGGTGCTTGAAGGCGACGTGATCACGCTGGCCACGGGCCGTCTCACAGCGGCCACGCTCGACAAGCTCCAGCGCACCATCGACCGCATGAAGAAACTTGCATCGAGCGGAAAGTCGCCCACCGATGCCGACCGCCAGTTCCACATGCTGATTGCCGAGACCGCCGGCAATTCGGTCCTGAGCCGCTTTGTGGCGGAGCTGTTCGACAGCCGCCATGACCCGCTCGCCATGGCGATCCGCGATCATGCCGAGGGCGAATCCAGCTGGCATGCGGCCGTGCATGAGCACGAAGAGATTCTCAAGGCGCTGCAGGCCGGCGACCCCATCGCGGCGCAAACCGCTATGCGGGCGCACTTGCGGGCCTCGGAAGAACGCTGGATCGCGGGCGCCATTCAGCAAGACGCCCCGCAGTAA
- a CDS encoding sugar ABC transporter ATP-binding protein, with product MPQEILRLQRIGKRFPGVVALDGVDLDLRVGEVHAVCGENGAGKSTLMKIISGQYTADDGAITYRSEAVRFTSTSEAQAAGIAIIHQELNLVPHLSVAENIFLAREPKRGPFIDYRKLNTNARSYLQRIGLAVEPTTLVSALSIAQQQMVEIAKALSLNARVLIMDEPTSSLTESETVQLFRIIKELRADGVAILYISHRLDEMAEIVDRVTVLRDGRHISTSDFASTSINEIVARMVGRSLDDVFPARKSVPTDEVLLRVNSLSRAGVFGPVSFELRKGEILGFAGLMGAGRTEVARAIFGAERLDSGSIMLGHMGDQPVTIRSPREAIRQGIAYLSEDRKKDGLALSMPVAVNITLANVRAISSHGFLRFSEETAVAQRYVRELNIRTPSVGQTVRNLSGGNQQKIVIGKWLYRGSRILFFDEPTRGIDVGAKYAIYGLMDQLAADGVGVVLISSELPELLGMTDRIAVFHEGRITAVLDTRKTNQEEILHYASGRTHA from the coding sequence ATGCCGCAAGAGATTCTACGTTTGCAGCGCATCGGCAAACGCTTTCCCGGCGTCGTTGCGCTGGATGGCGTGGATCTGGATCTGCGCGTGGGCGAGGTCCATGCCGTCTGCGGCGAAAACGGCGCCGGCAAGTCCACCTTGATGAAGATCATCAGCGGCCAATACACGGCGGACGATGGTGCCATCACTTACCGCAGCGAGGCCGTGCGCTTCACATCGACCTCCGAGGCGCAGGCGGCGGGCATTGCGATCATCCATCAGGAACTGAACCTCGTGCCGCACCTGTCGGTGGCGGAAAACATCTTCCTGGCGCGGGAGCCCAAGCGCGGTCCGTTCATCGATTACCGCAAGCTCAACACGAACGCACGCAGCTATCTGCAGCGGATCGGTCTGGCTGTCGAGCCGACCACGCTGGTCAGTGCCCTGTCGATCGCGCAGCAACAGATGGTGGAGATCGCCAAGGCGCTGTCGCTCAACGCGCGTGTGCTGATCATGGACGAGCCCACGTCTTCGCTCACGGAATCCGAAACCGTCCAGCTGTTTCGCATCATCAAGGAGCTGCGCGCCGACGGCGTGGCGATCCTGTACATCTCGCATCGGCTCGACGAGATGGCCGAGATCGTTGATCGGGTGACGGTGCTGCGTGACGGCCGCCATATCTCCACCAGCGACTTCGCTTCCACCAGCATCAACGAGATCGTCGCGCGGATGGTCGGCCGTTCGCTCGACGATGTGTTTCCCGCACGCAAATCGGTGCCGACCGACGAGGTGTTGCTGCGTGTCAATTCGCTGAGCCGCGCGGGCGTCTTCGGGCCGGTGTCGTTCGAGCTGCGCAAGGGCGAGATTCTCGGTTTTGCCGGCTTGATGGGCGCAGGCCGCACGGAGGTGGCGCGGGCCATTTTTGGTGCGGAACGGCTCGATTCCGGGTCGATCATGCTGGGCCATATGGGCGATCAGCCGGTCACCATCCGCTCCCCGCGCGAGGCGATCCGGCAGGGCATTGCCTACCTGTCGGAAGACAGAAAGAAGGACGGTCTGGCGCTCTCGATGCCGGTGGCCGTCAACATCACCCTGGCCAATGTGCGGGCGATTTCTTCGCACGGCTTTCTGCGCTTTTCCGAAGAGACGGCCGTAGCGCAGCGCTACGTGCGCGAGCTGAACATCCGCACGCCGTCGGTCGGACAGACCGTGCGCAATCTCTCCGGCGGCAATCAGCAGAAGATCGTGATCGGCAAATGGCTGTATCGCGGTTCGCGCATCCTGTTCTTCGATGAGCCGACGCGCGGCATCGACGTGGGCGCCAAGTACGCGATCTATGGGCTGATGGACCAACTTGCCGCGGACGGTGTCGGTGTCGTGCTGATCAGTTCGGAGTTGCCGGAACTGCTGGGCATGACCGATCGAATTGCCGTCTTTCATGAAGGCCGCATCACCGCAGTCCTGGACACACGGAAGACCAACCAGGAAGAAATTCTGCATTACGCATCAGGACGAACCCATGCTTGA
- a CDS encoding ABC transporter permease, translated as MLEMTSDQPQPVKTQRKQHHRDLIQKFAALGSLVALVIAFSATSAAFFSVGNFMTVALQVTSIAYLGVAATCVIITGGIDLSVGSVLALSGVVAALLVKMGVPVPLAMLAGVAVGAVCGWVNGICITRMGLPPFIATLGMMLVARGLALQITGARPVSGLGDAFGELGNGALFRISHIGADGFPDTVFPGIPYPVVIMLALFVAVSVLLSRTSLGRHIYAVGSNAEAARLSGVNVQGVKLFTYVLSGLLAGMTGCVLMSRLVTAQPNEGVMYELDAIASAVIGGTSLMGGVGTVSGTAIGAFVIGVLRNGLNMNGVSSFIQQIIIGVVILGTVWIDQLRNRKL; from the coding sequence ATGCTTGAAATGACATCAGATCAGCCGCAGCCCGTGAAGACGCAGCGCAAGCAACACCACCGCGACTTGATCCAGAAGTTTGCAGCGCTGGGCAGCCTCGTGGCGCTCGTGATTGCGTTTTCTGCCACCAGCGCGGCCTTCTTTTCGGTCGGCAATTTCATGACCGTCGCACTGCAGGTCACGTCGATTGCCTACCTGGGTGTGGCCGCCACGTGCGTGATCATCACCGGCGGCATCGACCTCTCGGTGGGTTCGGTGCTGGCGCTCTCGGGCGTGGTGGCCGCCTTGCTCGTGAAGATGGGCGTGCCGGTGCCGCTTGCCATGCTGGCCGGCGTGGCCGTCGGCGCCGTGTGCGGATGGGTCAACGGTATCTGCATCACGCGGATGGGTCTGCCTCCGTTCATTGCCACGCTGGGCATGATGCTGGTCGCGCGCGGCCTGGCCCTGCAGATCACGGGCGCCCGTCCGGTCTCGGGCCTGGGCGACGCCTTTGGCGAACTCGGCAACGGTGCGCTGTTCCGCATCTCGCACATCGGCGCAGACGGCTTTCCGGACACGGTCTTTCCGGGCATTCCTTACCCGGTGGTGATCATGCTTGCGCTGTTCGTCGCCGTGTCGGTGCTGCTCTCACGCACGTCATTGGGCCGCCACATCTACGCCGTCGGCTCGAACGCCGAGGCGGCGCGCTTGTCCGGCGTGAACGTGCAGGGCGTGAAGCTGTTCACGTATGTGCTCTCGGGCCTGCTGGCCGGCATGACCGGGTGCGTGCTGATGTCGCGCCTGGTGACTGCGCAGCCGAACGAAGGCGTGATGTACGAGCTTGATGCGATTGCCAGTGCCGTGATCGGCGGGACGTCGCTGATGGGCGGTGTGGGAACGGTCTCGGGCACGGCCATCGGCGCGTTCGTGATCGGCGTGTTGCGCAACGGGCTCAACATGAACGGCGTATCGAGTTTTATCCAGCAGATCATCATCGGCGTGGTCATCCTCGGCACCGTCTGGATCGATCAGCTCAGAAACCGCAAGTTGTGA
- a CDS encoding ABC transporter substrate-binding protein yields the protein MKKLSVLAVVAATCALFSAYAQAAGGEIAVIVKSANSNYWQNVQKGATAAMGNAKGYTMTFQGPAAESAIADEVNMVENAVNRHVAGIVLAPSDPDALVPAMKKAWEAHIPVVLIDSMVSDSGKQYYQSFLSTDNAKAGELCAKAMIDAVGQTGKIAIMSYVPGAGSEIGRVGGFKKYIEAHSKLQVVGPFYSQSQMATALNQTTDVLAANPDLKGIFGANEPTAVGMGRALQQSGKSGKVAAIGFDGNQDLQGFVRDGTIRAIAVQSSYQMGHKGIETVVSVIEKKPVQKQVDTGVMMVNKQNLDSPEAKNVLY from the coding sequence ATGAAGAAGCTTTCCGTGCTGGCGGTGGTTGCAGCAACGTGCGCATTGTTCTCTGCCTATGCGCAGGCGGCGGGCGGTGAAATTGCCGTGATCGTGAAATCGGCAAATTCCAACTACTGGCAGAACGTTCAGAAAGGCGCGACGGCCGCCATGGGCAACGCGAAGGGTTACACGATGACCTTCCAGGGCCCCGCAGCGGAATCGGCCATTGCCGATGAAGTGAACATGGTCGAGAACGCCGTCAACCGGCATGTGGCGGGCATCGTGCTCGCGCCGTCGGACCCGGATGCGCTGGTACCGGCAATGAAGAAAGCTTGGGAAGCGCACATCCCGGTGGTGCTGATCGACTCGATGGTGTCCGATTCGGGCAAGCAGTACTACCAGTCGTTCCTGTCGACGGATAACGCGAAAGCGGGTGAGTTGTGTGCGAAGGCCATGATCGATGCCGTCGGCCAGACCGGCAAGATCGCGATCATGTCGTACGTGCCGGGCGCGGGGTCGGAAATTGGCCGCGTGGGCGGCTTCAAGAAATACATCGAAGCGCATTCGAAGCTGCAGGTGGTCGGGCCGTTCTATTCGCAATCGCAGATGGCCACGGCGCTGAACCAGACGACGGACGTGCTGGCTGCCAATCCTGACCTGAAGGGCATCTTCGGTGCGAACGAGCCGACGGCCGTCGGGATGGGCCGCGCACTGCAGCAGTCCGGCAAGAGCGGCAAGGTGGCGGCCATCGGCTTTGACGGCAACCAGGATCTGCAGGGCTTCGTGCGCGACGGCACGATCCGTGCCATCGCTGTCCAAAGCTCGTACCAGATGGGGCACAAGGGCATCGAGACGGTGGTCAGCGTGATCGAGAAGAAGCCCGTGCAGAAGCAGGTCGACACCGGCGTGATGATGGTCAACAAGCAGAACCTGGATTCGCCTGAGGCCAAGAACGTCCTGTACTGA
- a CDS encoding SDR family oxidoreductase, whose protein sequence is MRLQGKRILVTAAGQGIGRASAMMFAREGAQVLATDINAEALNTLAETAGVRTLRLDVTDATAVALLAREEAAFDALFNCAGFVHHGSILECSEDDWAFSWQLNVTSMYRLTRALLPKMLDNGGASIINMASAGSSVKGVPNRFVYGTTKAAVIGMTKAIAADFVARGIRCNAICPGTVESPSLEQRIAAQAKEQNVPIDTIRAAFVARQPMGRVGTADEIAALATYLASDESRFTTGTCCVIDGGWSN, encoded by the coding sequence ATGAGACTCCAAGGAAAACGCATCCTCGTGACGGCGGCCGGGCAGGGTATTGGCCGGGCCAGCGCGATGATGTTTGCAAGAGAGGGCGCCCAGGTGCTCGCCACCGACATCAATGCAGAAGCGCTGAATACGCTGGCAGAGACCGCCGGCGTCCGCACCTTGCGCCTGGACGTGACGGACGCCACTGCCGTTGCCCTCCTGGCACGCGAAGAAGCCGCCTTCGATGCGCTGTTCAACTGCGCGGGCTTCGTGCACCACGGCAGCATCCTCGAATGCTCGGAAGACGACTGGGCCTTCTCTTGGCAGCTCAACGTGACATCGATGTACCGGCTTACACGTGCGCTGCTGCCGAAGATGCTCGACAACGGCGGCGCCTCGATCATCAACATGGCCTCCGCCGGTTCCAGCGTGAAGGGTGTGCCGAACCGCTTCGTATATGGCACCACCAAGGCGGCCGTCATCGGCATGACCAAGGCCATTGCCGCCGATTTTGTGGCGCGCGGCATCCGCTGCAACGCCATCTGCCCGGGCACAGTGGAGTCTCCGTCGCTCGAGCAGCGCATTGCCGCGCAGGCAAAGGAACAGAACGTGCCGATCGACACCATCCGCGCAGCGTTCGTTGCGCGCCAGCCCATGGGGCGCGTCGGCACGGCAGACGAGATTGCCGCGCTGGCGACCTACCTCGCGTCGGATGAGTCCCGCTTCACGACTGGCACCTGCTGCGTGATCGACGGCGGCTGGTCCAACTGA
- a CDS encoding fumarylacetoacetate hydrolase family protein: MKLLRYGLKGQEKPGLLDAQGQVRDLSAVIDDIGGAALLPESLAHLRTLDISRLPIVDGTPQAGLRLGACVGNVGKFICIGLNYSDHAAETGAEVPAEPVVFGKWTSAICGPDDDVQIPRGSVKTDWEVELGVVIGKGGRYISEADALAHVAGYCVINDVSEREYQLERGGTWDKGKGCDTFGPIGPWLVTADEVPNPQALHLWLEVDGHRYQNGSTSTMVFGVAHLVSYLSRFMSLQPGDVISTGTPPGVGLGQKPPVYLRAGQTMRLGIEGLGEQRQRTVDAQG; encoded by the coding sequence ATGAAACTCCTCCGCTACGGCCTCAAGGGCCAGGAAAAGCCCGGCCTGCTCGATGCGCAAGGGCAAGTGCGCGACCTGTCGGCCGTGATTGACGACATTGGCGGCGCGGCGCTGCTGCCCGAGAGCCTCGCTCACCTGCGCACGCTCGACATCAGCCGCCTGCCCATCGTCGATGGCACGCCGCAAGCGGGTCTGCGCCTTGGCGCCTGCGTGGGCAACGTCGGCAAGTTCATCTGCATCGGCCTGAACTACTCCGACCACGCCGCCGAAACCGGTGCCGAGGTGCCAGCCGAGCCGGTCGTCTTCGGCAAATGGACCAGCGCCATCTGCGGCCCGGACGACGATGTGCAAATCCCGCGCGGCTCGGTCAAGACCGATTGGGAGGTCGAGCTTGGCGTCGTGATCGGCAAGGGCGGCCGGTACATCAGCGAGGCCGATGCGCTCGCGCATGTGGCGGGCTACTGTGTCATCAACGATGTGTCGGAGCGCGAGTACCAGCTCGAGCGCGGCGGCACATGGGACAAGGGCAAGGGTTGCGACACGTTCGGTCCCATCGGCCCGTGGCTCGTCACCGCAGACGAGGTGCCCAACCCGCAGGCGCTGCATCTGTGGCTGGAGGTGGATGGGCATCGCTACCAGAACGGATCGACGTCGACCATGGTGTTTGGCGTGGCGCATCTCGTAAGCTACCTGAGCCGCTTCATGAGCCTGCAGCCGGGCGACGTGATTTCCACCGGCACACCGCCGGGCGTGGGGTTGGGGCAGAAACCGCCGGTCTATCTGCGTGCCGGCCAGACCATGCGGCTGGGCATCGAGGGTCTGGGCGAGCAGCGCCAGCGGACGGTGGACGCACAAGGCTGA
- a CDS encoding L-fuconate dehydratase, whose product MTIIRSLRVLDVRFPTSQHLDGSDAMNPDPDYSAAYVILETDQPGLEGHGLTFTIGRGNEVCCAAIAAMRHLVEGLDLDWIREDMGRFWRHVTSDSQLRWIGPDKGAIHLATGAVVNAAWDLWAKAEGKPLWRLVADLTPEEFVRCIDFRYITDGITPEEALELLRKQAPGKAARIRTLEQEGYPCYTTSAGWLGYDDDKLRRLCREAVDSGFRHIKLKVGRNLKDDIRRVSIAREVLGPDRELMIDANQVWEVKEAIDWVRELGFAKPWFIEEPTSPDDVEGHRKVREAIAPVKVATGEMCQNRILFKQFIMRGAIDVVQIDACRLGGVNEILAVLLLAAKYGLPVCPHAGGVGLCEYVQHLSMIDYICVSGTREGRVVEYVDHLHEHFVDPCVVRNAAYLPPQAPGFSITMKPASLEQYRFRG is encoded by the coding sequence ATGACCATCATCCGATCCCTGCGCGTGCTGGACGTGCGCTTTCCGACTTCGCAGCATCTCGACGGCTCCGACGCGATGAACCCGGACCCGGATTACTCCGCGGCCTACGTGATCCTGGAGACTGACCAGCCGGGCCTGGAGGGCCATGGCCTGACCTTCACGATCGGTCGCGGCAACGAGGTGTGCTGCGCCGCCATCGCGGCGATGCGTCATCTGGTGGAAGGGCTGGACCTCGACTGGATTCGTGAGGACATGGGCCGCTTTTGGCGGCATGTCACGTCCGACAGCCAGTTGCGCTGGATCGGCCCGGACAAGGGTGCCATTCATCTGGCGACGGGCGCCGTCGTCAATGCGGCGTGGGATCTGTGGGCCAAGGCCGAGGGCAAGCCGCTCTGGCGGCTGGTGGCCGATCTCACGCCCGAAGAGTTCGTGCGCTGCATCGACTTCCGCTACATCACCGACGGCATCACGCCCGAAGAAGCGCTGGAGCTGCTGCGCAAGCAGGCGCCCGGCAAGGCCGCGCGCATCCGCACGCTGGAGCAGGAAGGCTACCCGTGCTACACCACCTCCGCCGGCTGGCTCGGCTACGACGACGACAAGCTGCGCCGCCTCTGCCGCGAGGCCGTCGACAGCGGTTTCCGCCATATCAAGCTCAAGGTGGGGCGTAATCTGAAGGACGACATTCGCCGCGTTTCCATCGCCCGCGAAGTGCTCGGGCCGGACCGCGAATTGATGATCGACGCCAACCAGGTCTGGGAAGTCAAGGAGGCCATCGACTGGGTGCGCGAACTTGGTTTCGCCAAGCCCTGGTTCATTGAAGAGCCGACCAGCCCGGACGACGTGGAAGGCCATCGCAAGGTGCGCGAAGCGATTGCGCCCGTCAAGGTGGCGACTGGCGAGATGTGCCAGAACCGCATTCTCTTCAAACAGTTCATCATGCGCGGCGCAATTGACGTTGTGCAGATCGATGCGTGCCGGCTGGGTGGCGTGAACGAGATCCTGGCCGTGCTGCTGCTGGCCGCCAAGTACGGCTTGCCGGTATGCCCGCATGCGGGCGGCGTGGGCCTGTGCGAGTACGTGCAGCATCTGTCGATGATCGACTACATCTGCGTATCGGGCACGCGTGAAGGCCGCGTGGTCGAGTACGTCGACCATCTGCACGAGCACTTTGTCGATCCGTGCGTGGTGCGCAATGCCGCCTATCTGCCGCCGCAGGCTCCCGGTTTCTCCATCACGATGAAACCGGCATCGCTTGAGCAATACCGCTTCCGGGGTTGA